The window AGATCAGATTTTAGCAAATAGTGCTATCGCAGGCGTTTATGTAAAATCGAGTGTCGATAAATCAGGCAGTTAGATAAAAATATTTATTTTTGGCTATCTCATTCTCTTGTTATTTCTCTCCAATTTAGTGCAAAATACGCCGCTTGCAAAAAATGACATTAGCCGACGTTTTAATACGCGTCGGTTATTTTTTTGCATCAAACCAATCATTCATAAAAGAGGCCGGGCTTCGTACCGGATAGATACTTACTAAAAACCGACAGTTGTTGTCGCTGAGGAATTCGTAAAAATGGGGCAATTTTTTGCTTACGCGACGGTATTCACCGTAAAGGGGAATGACCATGTCGCATAACGTTACTCCAAACACCTCTCGCGTGGAATTACGTAAAACGCTTACGTTGGTTCCGGTTGTCATGATGGGCCTTGCCTATATGCAGCCGATGACGCTGTTCGATACATTTGGTATCGTTTCGGGCTTGACCGATGGTCATGTCGCGACGGCTTATGCTTTTGCGTTGGTTGCCATTCTCTTTACTGCGTTGAGCTACGGTAAACTGGTTCGCCGTTTCCCGTCTGCTGGCTCTGCGTACACCTATGCTCAGAAATCCATTAGCCCGACCGTAGGCTTTATGGTGGGCTGGTCATCGCTGCTGGACTATCTGTTCATGCCGATGATCAACATCCTGTTGGCTAAAATCTACTTTGAAGCGCTGGTGCCGTCGGTACCGTCGTGGATCTTTGTTGTCGCGCTGGTGGGCTTTATGACCATCTCGAATCTGCGCAGCATCAAGGCCGTCGCGAACTTCAATACCCTGATTGTTATTTTGCAGATGGGTATTGTGGCAGTGATTGTTGGCCTGATCATTTACGGCATTATGCACGGCGAAGGCGCAGGCACGCTGACCAGCACCCGTCCGTTCTGGTCTGAAGGCGCGCATGTGGTGCCGATGATTACCGGTGCAACTATCCTGTGCTTCTCGTTCCTTGGTTTTGACGGCATCTCTTCGCTGTCAGAAGAAACCAAAGACGCAGAGCGCGTTATTCCGAAGGCTATCTTCCTGACCGCGCTGATTGGTGGCCTGATCTTTATTGGTGCCTCCTACTTCCTGCAACTGTACTTCCCGGATATCTCTCGCTTTAAAGATCCGGACGCGTCACAGCCGGAAATCATGCTGTACGTTGCGGGTAAAACCTTCCAGTGGGGCGTGCTGGTGTTCTCCAGCGTCACCGTACTGGCATCCGGTATGGCGGCACATGCGGGCGTTTCTCGTCTGATGTACGTGATGGGGCGCGATGGCGTATTCCCGACTCGTTTCTTCGGTTATATTCACCCGAAATGGCGTACTCCTGCATGGAACGTGCTGCTGGTGGGTGCGATTGCGCTGCTGGCAATAAAATTTGACCTGGTGACGGCGACGGCGCTGATCAACTTCGGTGCGCTGGTGGCATTTACCTTCGTGAACCTGTCTGTGATTTCACAGTTCTGGATCCGCGAAAAACGCAACAAGACGCTGAAAGACCACTTCAACTACCTGGTCATGCCGGTGTGTGGTGCTCTGACCGTCGGCGCGCTGTGGGTTAACCTGGAAGAAAGCTCGATGGTTCTGGGTCTGATCTGGGCGGGTATTGGTCTGGTTTACCTGGCTTGCGTGACCAAAAGCTTCCGCAATCCGGTTCCACAGTACGAAGATATCGCGCAGTAATTGATGTTTGCCGGACTGGGGGCCTTGCGCCACCATCCGGCAAATTGCCTAACCGGAGACATGTTCTCCGGTTTTTTTATACCTGCGTGTCAGTTTCTCTTCTTACACAATCTCTTCGGCGTATTGCCAGAGTGATTTCAGCAGCACCAGCTTCTCTTTATTATCCGCATACTGTTGACTCAGCATCTGCAATTCATTGGCATATTGCTGTAAAAACTCTGCGGTAAACACCTGACGGCGATGCTCCAGCCAGCGCTGCTGTTCAGACTCATCCAGCGTGCCGGGGAAGTTACGCGCGCGGTAATTAAACAGCAGCTTTTCAATACGCTTATCAACAAAGGTAATATCCAGTGCCGGTAAATTGCGTGGGTCGGTTTCCAGCACGATTTTCATCGCAGCGCGGTCGGCATCGCTGAAAAAACCGTTATACAGTTGGGCATCCACGTTGTCTGACGGTGTGAAGGGTTCTGCCTCGGAAAAAATAGCCACCACTTTATCGCGAACCTGCGGGTTTTCACGCAGGATTTTGAGGTTATCCAGACAATGCTGACGGTTAATTCCCAGTCGGTCGGCATCTTCAGGGCGTAGTGTGTTGGCCTGTGCCAGAACCGGGCATTTGTTGATGTGCACCAGTTTCACGGGTACCGCTACGTTATCGCCCAGGTCGGCTTTGGCGGTGTAAAGGCGCTCACGCAGCGTGTCGCTATCCAGCTCAAGCAGGGGAGAAATATCACCGGCTAAGTCAACCATGATGACCGCGTTGCGATTGTCCGGGTGCCAGGCGAGCGGCGCAACCCAACTGGTATTGCCGCGCCATGCGCCGAACATGCCAGAGACATGAACCAACGGTTTCATTTGTGGGACATCGATCAGGGCGGCCAGCTTGTGCTTGTTCCGGTGGCTATAGAGATAGTCGAACAGACGAGGCTGACGCGACTTAACCAACTGCGCCATCGCAATGGTGGCGTACACGTCGGCCATCGCATCGTGGGCGTTGGCGTGTTCAATGTCGTTGGCTTTGGTCAAATGCTCAAGGCGGAAACTGGGTAACCCGTCGTCGTTTTCTGGCCAGTTAATGCCTTCCGGGCGCAGGGCATAACAGGCGCGCATAACATCCAGTAAATCCCAACGTGAATTATCGTGCTGCCAGCTCCAGGCGTAGGGGTCGTAGAAATTGCGGTACAGGATATTGCGCGTCACTTCGTCGTCAAAGCGCACATTGTTATAGCCCACAATACAGGTTTTGGGCACGGTAAACAGGGCGTGAATGCGGGCAGCAAACGTTGCTTCGTTCTCTCCTTTTTCACGCGCTTCCTGCGGGGTAATACCTGTTATAAGTACCGCTTCCGGGTGCGGCAGATAGTCGTCCGCAGGCTTGCAATAAAAAACCTCTGGATCGCCGATAATGTTGAAATCGTTATCCGTGCGGATGGCCGCAAATTGCGCGGGCCTGTCCAGCGCCGGATGGGTACCAAAGGTTTCGTAATCGTGGAAGAGAAACGTAGGGTGCTGCTTGCCGTCATTCATTGTTCAGTTATGTCCGGGATCAATTTAGCGCTTTTATAAGAGTACCAAAAAATAGCGAGGTAATCAGCAATGCGATTATCTGTTCGGGGAATCAGGTCGTAATAAAATTGAGATGAACGGTGCTTTTATATATTTCTTGAATTAATTAAACGATCGAAACTGTATTTGTTGGCATGATTATCATCAAGGATAATTTCATTTTAATAATTTGAGTGATAACCATTATTGTTATTTTTACGGTTAATTGTTGAGTTTTGGAAGTTTTAAAAGTCTTTATAAACAATAGGTTCTGATTCGTCAGGATGTTCTTGCTTCACTGTAAGGAAATGTGAGTGAGATTAAAAATTAATAATATAAACTCCATATAATAATTGGATATATCTAATAACAGGAGGTTATATGAGCATTAGTCGGCGTAACTTTTTGCGCGGCGTGGGTATTGGCTGCTCCGCTTGCGCAATAGGAACTTTTCCACCGGGGGCACTGGCGCGTAATGCACCAGAGAGTATCAAGGGGAAAACCTCACTCACACCAAGTCTGTGCGAAATGTGTTCATTTCGTTGTCCCATTCAAGCTCAGGTCATTAATAATAAAACCGTT of the Citrobacter freundii genome contains:
- the yoeI gene encoding membrane protein YoeI; the protein is MGQFFAYATVFTVKGNDHVA
- the sbcB gene encoding exodeoxyribonuclease I, translated to MNDGKQHPTFLFHDYETFGTHPALDRPAQFAAIRTDNDFNIIGDPEVFYCKPADDYLPHPEAVLITGITPQEAREKGENEATFAARIHALFTVPKTCIVGYNNVRFDDEVTRNILYRNFYDPYAWSWQHDNSRWDLLDVMRACYALRPEGINWPENDDGLPSFRLEHLTKANDIEHANAHDAMADVYATIAMAQLVKSRQPRLFDYLYSHRNKHKLAALIDVPQMKPLVHVSGMFGAWRGNTSWVAPLAWHPDNRNAVIMVDLAGDISPLLELDSDTLRERLYTAKADLGDNVAVPVKLVHINKCPVLAQANTLRPEDADRLGINRQHCLDNLKILRENPQVRDKVVAIFSEAEPFTPSDNVDAQLYNGFFSDADRAAMKIVLETDPRNLPALDITFVDKRIEKLLFNYRARNFPGTLDESEQQRWLEHRRQVFTAEFLQQYANELQMLSQQYADNKEKLVLLKSLWQYAEEIV
- a CDS encoding APC family permease, yielding MSHNVTPNTSRVELRKTLTLVPVVMMGLAYMQPMTLFDTFGIVSGLTDGHVATAYAFALVAILFTALSYGKLVRRFPSAGSAYTYAQKSISPTVGFMVGWSSLLDYLFMPMINILLAKIYFEALVPSVPSWIFVVALVGFMTISNLRSIKAVANFNTLIVILQMGIVAVIVGLIIYGIMHGEGAGTLTSTRPFWSEGAHVVPMITGATILCFSFLGFDGISSLSEETKDAERVIPKAIFLTALIGGLIFIGASYFLQLYFPDISRFKDPDASQPEIMLYVAGKTFQWGVLVFSSVTVLASGMAAHAGVSRLMYVMGRDGVFPTRFFGYIHPKWRTPAWNVLLVGAIALLAIKFDLVTATALINFGALVAFTFVNLSVISQFWIREKRNKTLKDHFNYLVMPVCGALTVGALWVNLEESSMVLGLIWAGIGLVYLACVTKSFRNPVPQYEDIAQ